One genomic region from Mangifera indica cultivar Alphonso chromosome 17, CATAS_Mindica_2.1, whole genome shotgun sequence encodes:
- the LOC123201126 gene encoding replication termination factor 2-like translates to MHSKIQIFIKTPINCDKTLTLDPNQSETLTLTQLKSSLLSNDQFLSSFYFTLNGKTLDESIPLFQNPQIAPLSTLYLQQRVLGGGGDGGATGAESRDCYLNMYAEKKPDKIDPNEQRLSKWLNCALSFEPLKEPCVIDKLGNIFNKEALVHALLSKNLPKEFSHIRGLKDIINVKLSRVPGAEELGDNVRFQCPITGLEFNGKYRFLALRSCGHVLSLKALKEVKSSSCLVCHEEFSELDKIVLNGNEEEVAVLRERMEVEKMKVKENKAKKGKNGEVAADKEGLDSVKVSGKKRGIVESKGLEKASGRVDGNGLVQNGKGVNANGAVKKFKAIDMAPAHANKEVYASIFTSSRKSDFKETYSCRSLPLGRN, encoded by the coding sequence ATGCATTCCAAAATCCAAATCTTCATTAAAACTCCAATAAATTGCgacaaaaccctaaccctagatCCCAACCAATctgaaaccctaaccctaacccaGCTCAAAAGCTCTCTCCTGTCGAACGATCAATTTCTCTCCTCGTTTTACTTCACTCTCAATGGCAAAACGCTCGACGAGTCTATCCCACTTTTTCAAAACCCCCAAATTGCTCCTCTTTCAACTCTCTATCTGCAACAACGCGTTCTTGGTGGCGGTGGCGATGGTGGCGCAACCGGAGCCGAGTCGCGCGACTGTTATCTCAACATGTATGCTGAGAAGAAGCCGGATAAAATCGATCCAAATGAACAGAGGCTCTCCAAGTGGTTGAATTGCGCGTTATCGTTTGAGCCGTTGAAGGAGCCTTGTGTCATCGATAAATTgggtaatatttttaataaagaagCGCTTGTTCATGCTCTGTTGAGTAAAAATTTGCCTAAAGAGTTTAGCCATATAAGGGGTTTGAAGGATATTATTAATGTGAAGCTTTCTAGGGTTCCTGGAGCGGAGGAGTTGGGTGATAATGTGAGGTTTCAGTGTCCGATAACAGGGCTTGAATTCAATGGAAAGTATAGGTTTTTAGCATTGAGGAGTTGTGGACACGTGTTGAGTCTCAAAGCATTGAAGGAGGTAAAATCGTCTTCATGTTTGGTTTGTCATGAGGAGTTTAGCGAGTTGGATAAGATTGTGCTTAATGGCAATGAAGAGGAGGTTGCAGTGTTGAGAGAGAGGATGGAGGTAGAGAAGATGAAAGTTAAGGAAAATAAGGCAAAGAAAGGGAAGAATGGTGAAGTGGCTGCAGATAAAGAGGGTTTAGATTCAGTAAAAGTTAGTGGGAAGAAGCGAGGAATTGTTGAGAGTAAGGGTTTGGAGAAGGCTTCCGGTAGAGTGGATGGCAATGGCTTGGTCCAGAATGGGAAGGGTGTGAATGCTAATGGTGCAGTCAAGAAATTTAAGGCAATTGATATGGCGCCAGCACATGCTAATAAAGAAGTGTATGCCTCAATATTTACTTCATCGAGGAAGTCAGATTTTAAGGAGACTTATTCATGCAGATCTCTTCCACTTGGTAGGAACTGA
- the LOC123201036 gene encoding replication termination factor 2-like — MHSKTQIFIKTPTNSDKTLTLDHNQSETLTLTQLKGSLLSNDQFFSSFYFTLNGKTLDESIPLFQLPQIAPLSTLYLQQRVLGGGGDGGATGAESRDCYLNMYAEKKPDKIDPNEQRLSKWLNCALSFEPLKEPCVIDKLGNIFNKEAIVHALLSKNLPKEFSYIRGLKDIINVKLSRVPGVEELGDNARFQCPITGLEFNGKYRFLALRSCGHVLSLKALKEVKSSSCLVCHEESSELDKIVLNGNEEEVAVLRERMEIENLKVKEKKAKKVRNGEVAADKEEGLDSVKVSGKKRGVVESKGLEKASSRVEGNGLVQNEKGVTGNGAVKKFKAVDMAPAHANKEVYASIFTSSRKSDFKETYSCRSLPLGRN, encoded by the coding sequence atgcatTCCAAAACCCAAATCTTCATCAAAACTCCAACAAATTCCGACAAAACCCTAACTCTAGATCACAACCAATctgaaaccctaaccctaacccaGCTCAAAGGCTCTCTCCTGTCGAACGATCAATTTTTCTCCTCGTTTTACTTCACTCTCAATGGCAAAACTCTCGACGAGTCAATCCCACTTTTTCAACTCCCCCAAATTGCCCCTCTTTCGACTCTTTATCTGCAGCAACGCGTTCTTGGTGGCGGTGGTGATGGTGGCGCAACCGGAGCCGAGTCACGCGACTGTTATCTCAACATGTATGCCGAGAAGAAGCCGGATAAAATCGATCCAAATGAACAGAGACTCTCCAAGTGGTTGAATTGCGCGTTATCGTTTGAGCCGTTGAAGGAGCCTTGTGTCATCGATAAATTgggtaatatttttaataaagaagCGATTGTTCATGCTTTGTTGAGCAAAAATTTGCCTAAAGAGTTTAGTTATATAAGGGGTTTGAAGGATATCATTAATGTGAAGCTTTCTAGGGTTCCGGGAGTAGAGGAGTTGGGTGACAATGCGAGGTTTCAGTGTCCGATTACAGGGCTTGAATTCAATGGGAAGTATAGGTTTTTAGCATTGAGGAGTTGTGGGCATGTGTTGAGTCTCAAAGCATTGAAGGAGGTAAAATCGTCTTCATGTTTGGTTTGCCATGAGGAGTCTAGTGAGTTGGATAAGATTGTGCTTAATGGCAATGAAGAGGAAGTTGCAGTGTTGAGAGAGAGGATGGAGATAGAGAATTTGAAagtgaaggaaaagaaagcaaaaaaagTGAGGAATGGCGAAGTCGCTGCAGATAAAGAGGAGGGTTTGGATTCAGTAAAAGTTAGTGGGAAGAAGCGAGGAGTTGTTGAAAGTAAGGGTTTGGAGAAGGCTTCCAGTAGAGTGGAGGGTAATGGCCTGGTCCAGAATGAGAAGGGTGTGACTGGTAATGGTGCAGTCAAGAAATTTAAGGCAGTTGATATGGCGCCAGCACATGCTAATAAAGAAGTGTATGCCTCAATATTTACTTCATCGAGGAAGTCAGATTTTAAGGAGACTTATTCATGCAGATCTCTTCCACTTGGTAGGAACTGA
- the LOC123200086 gene encoding probable CCR4-associated factor 1 homolog 6, whose amino-acid sequence MSVLPTSESIHIRDVWNDNLEHEFTLIRDIIDDFPYIAMDTEFPGIVLRVIGNFKNSSDYNYQNLKANVDLLKLIQLGLTFADEKGNLPKCGTDKYCVWQFNFREFNPDEDVYAYDSIQLLCQSGIDLKMNCEKGVDAYRFSELLMSSGIVLNDCVHWVTFHSGYDFGYLLKLLTRKDLPDTQAGFFELIKMYFPILYDIKHLMKFCNSLYGGLNKLAELLEVERIGICHQAGSDSLLTCCTFMKLKDNFFKGSPEKYAGVLYGLGVENAQITH is encoded by the coding sequence ATGTCAGTTTTGCCTACAAGCGAATCAATTCACATTCGTGATGTATGGAACGATAATCTTGAGCATGAGTTTACTTTAATCCGGGATATCATTGATGATTTTCCTTACATTGCAATGGATACAGAGTTTCCGGGAATCGTTCTACGTGTAATAGGGAATTTCAAGAACAGTTCTGATTATAATTACCAAAACTTGAAAGCTAATGTTGATCTCTTGAAGTTAATCCAATTAGGTCTCACGTTTGCTGATGAGAAAGGGAATTTACCAAAGTGTGGGACTGATAAGTACTGTGTGTGGCAATTCAATTTTCGTGAGTTCAACCCTGATGAAGATGTGTATGCTTATGATTCTATTCAATTGTTGTGCCAAAGTGGCATTGATCTGAAGATGAACTGTGAAAAGGGTGTTGATGCATATAGATTTAGTGAACTCTTGATGTCGTCTGGGATTGTTTTGAACGATTGTGTGCATTGGGTTACATTTCATAGTGGATATGATTTTGGGTACTTGCTTAAGCTATTGACTCGCAAGGATTTGCCGGACACACAGGCAGGGTTTTTTGAGTTGATCAAGATGTATTTCCCTATTCTTTATGATATCAAGCATCTGATGAAGTTTTGCAATAGCCTTTACGGTGGGTTGAACAAGCTTGCGGAGCTGTTGGAAGTGGAGAGAATTGGGATTTGTCACCAAGCCGGTTCAGATAGTTTGCTTACTTGTTGTACATTTATGAAACTGAAAGACAATTTCTTTAAAGGTTCACCTGAGAAATATGCTGGTGTTTTGTATGGTCTTGGAGTTGAGAATGCACAGATTACTCattga